In one Betta splendens chromosome 14, fBetSpl5.4, whole genome shotgun sequence genomic region, the following are encoded:
- the gab3 gene encoding GRB2-associated-binding protein 3 isoform X3 yields the protein MSAGDVVCTGWLIKSPPEKKLKRFAWRRRWFVLRRGRMSGNPDVLEYYQSKSSKKPIRTIDLKECEVEMLNGQLRIKRDFNGKHLFVVKTSSRIFYLVANTEEEMNSWISGISQICHFGNLEDAEGSEEGFPHTPNSVQLSPDSSDRASVSSQQGSSGPQDYLFLSQCETGSVSTARRDSFSNSEISLERKASEDGFKDAAPSPLRADASPPSLGHACPSPSLLPHGRPANPPFSAPCTSVVLPSSSSSPLLHCATNVFQFDKPYSSAPFEAMSDGQTPPPLPPKPNHLSEQLSDGGAHRLRAQSEHHLSSHTALFNRRISLSDLDHFRTADADFRLTRNRRQSLNLQPRLNTTQIQSYQDESYVPMASPSPTVSTVECDGYIPMSPRSFSFLNPNYNDESSTALSPLMCQLRDVAPPPIHRHLKPRLRRARPPPLDLRGLSTITECPTHLPLCRSMIESCLSANTDSSMDDDPNCSPMGAGVQSWPRISCLDYLSLDFNSASPSPVQKKPFLSDEHRVDYVQVDEKKTQALQNTKMEWTDVRHKHEMK from the exons ATGAGTGCTGGGGATGTGGTCTGCACCGGCTGGCTCATTAAATCCCCCCCGGAGAAGAAACTAAAGAGATTT GCCTGGAGGAGACGATGGTTTGTGCTTCGGAGAGGACGCATGAGCGGTAACCCTGATGTACTGGAGTACTATCAAAGTAAGAGCTCCAAAAAGCCCATCCGCACCATTGACTTGAAAGAGTGTGAGGTGGAAATGCTGAATGGGCAGCTCAGAATAAAGCGAGACTTCAATGGGAAGCACCTGTTTGTGGTGAAGACCTCATCTCGCATTTTTTACCTGGTGGCCaacactgaggaggagatgaacaGCTGGATCAGCGGCATCAGTCAGATTTGCCACTTTGGAAACCTGGAGGAcgcag AAGGCTCAGAGGAGGGCTTTCCTCACACACCCAACTCTGTGCAGCTGTCCCCCGACAGTTCGGACCGGGCGTCTGTGTCCAGCCAGCAGGGCTCCAGTGGCCCGCAGGACTACCTGTTCCTGTCCCAGTGTGAGACGGGCAGCGTGAGCACCGCGAG ACGCGACAGCTTTTCGAACTCTGAGATCTCCCTGGAGCGAAAGGCGTCAGAGGACGGTTTCAAGGACGCGGCGCCCTCGCCCCTTCGCGCAGATGCCTCGCCGCCCTCCCTCGGCCACGCCTGCCCcagcccctctctcctccctcacggGAGGCCGGCCAACCCTCCCTTCAGCGCCCCGTGCACCTCCGTGGTTCTGCCGTCGTCCTCGTCGTCTCCGCTGCTTCACTGCGCCACGAACGTCTTCCAGTTTGACAAACCCTACTCTTCTGCCCCGTTTGAGGCCATGAGCGACGGGCAAACGCCTCCCCCGCTGCCACCGAAGCCTAATCACCTGTCAGAGCAGCTAAGCGACGGTGGGGCTCACAGGCTGAGGGCACAGAGCGAACACCATCTCTCCAGCCACACTGCGTTGTTCAACAGGAGGATCTCGTTGTCAGACCTGGACCATTTCAGAACAG CAGATGCTGATTTCAGGTTGACGAGGAACAGAAGGCAGAGTCTCAATTTG cagcCTCGTTTAAATACCACTCAGATTCAGAGCTACCAGGATGAGTCATACGTCCCCATGGCTTCCCCTTCTCCCACTGTTTCCACTGTCGAGTGCGACGGTTACATCCCCATGAGCCCCAGGTCTTTCAGCTTTCTCAATCCAAACTACAACGATGAGTCTTCCACAGCTCTCAGTCCACTAATGTGTCAACTTAGAGACGTCGCACCACCTCCAATTCATCGACACCTAAAGCCTCGTCTGAGGAGAG CTCGACCTCCTCCTCTTGACCTGAGAGGCCTTTCTACGATCACAGAATGTCCCACACATCTTCCTTTGTGCAGATCAATGATCGAATCATG CTTGTCAGCGAACACAGACAGTTCAATGGACGACGACCCTAATTGCTCTCCAAtg GGAGCAGGAGTTCAATCATGGCCAAGAATCTCTTGTCTTGACTATTTGTCACTGGACTTCAATTCTGCATCTCCATCTCCTGTGCAGAAG AAGCCTTTTCTGTCTGATGAGCACAGAGTTGACTACGTTCAGGTGGACGAGAAGAAGACCCAGGCGTTACAAAACACCAAAATGGAGTGGACGGATGTTcgacacaaacatgaaatgaagtga
- the gab3 gene encoding GRB2-associated-binding protein 3 isoform X5, translating into MSAGDVVCTGWLIKSPPEKKLKRFAWRRRWFVLRRGRMSGNPDVLEYYQSKSSKKPIRTIDLKECEVEMLNGQLRIKRDFNGKHLFVVKTSSRIFYLVANTEEEMNSWISGISQICHFGNLEDAEGSEEGFPHTPNSVQLSPDSSDRASVSSQQGSSGPQDYLFLSQCETGSVSTARRDSFSNSEISLERKASEDGFKDAAPSPLRADASPPSLGHACPSPSLLPHGRPANPPFSAPCTSVVLPSSSSSPLLHCATNVFQFDKPYSSAPFEAMSDGQTPPPLPPKPNHLSEQLSDGGAHRLRAQSEHHLSSHTALFNRRISLSDLDHFRTDADFRLTRNRRQSLNLPRLNTTQIQSYQDESYVPMASPSPTVSTVECDGYIPMSPRSFSFLNPNYNDESSTALSPLMCQLRDVAPPPIHRHLKPRLRRARPPPLDLRGLSTITECPTHLPLCRSMIESCLSANTDSSMDDDPNCSPMGAGVQSWPRISCLDYLSLDFNSASPSPVQKQKPFLSDEHRVDYVQVDEKKTQALQNTKMEWTDVRHKHEMK; encoded by the exons ATGAGTGCTGGGGATGTGGTCTGCACCGGCTGGCTCATTAAATCCCCCCCGGAGAAGAAACTAAAGAGATTT GCCTGGAGGAGACGATGGTTTGTGCTTCGGAGAGGACGCATGAGCGGTAACCCTGATGTACTGGAGTACTATCAAAGTAAGAGCTCCAAAAAGCCCATCCGCACCATTGACTTGAAAGAGTGTGAGGTGGAAATGCTGAATGGGCAGCTCAGAATAAAGCGAGACTTCAATGGGAAGCACCTGTTTGTGGTGAAGACCTCATCTCGCATTTTTTACCTGGTGGCCaacactgaggaggagatgaacaGCTGGATCAGCGGCATCAGTCAGATTTGCCACTTTGGAAACCTGGAGGAcgcag AAGGCTCAGAGGAGGGCTTTCCTCACACACCCAACTCTGTGCAGCTGTCCCCCGACAGTTCGGACCGGGCGTCTGTGTCCAGCCAGCAGGGCTCCAGTGGCCCGCAGGACTACCTGTTCCTGTCCCAGTGTGAGACGGGCAGCGTGAGCACCGCGAG ACGCGACAGCTTTTCGAACTCTGAGATCTCCCTGGAGCGAAAGGCGTCAGAGGACGGTTTCAAGGACGCGGCGCCCTCGCCCCTTCGCGCAGATGCCTCGCCGCCCTCCCTCGGCCACGCCTGCCCcagcccctctctcctccctcacggGAGGCCGGCCAACCCTCCCTTCAGCGCCCCGTGCACCTCCGTGGTTCTGCCGTCGTCCTCGTCGTCTCCGCTGCTTCACTGCGCCACGAACGTCTTCCAGTTTGACAAACCCTACTCTTCTGCCCCGTTTGAGGCCATGAGCGACGGGCAAACGCCTCCCCCGCTGCCACCGAAGCCTAATCACCTGTCAGAGCAGCTAAGCGACGGTGGGGCTCACAGGCTGAGGGCACAGAGCGAACACCATCTCTCCAGCCACACTGCGTTGTTCAACAGGAGGATCTCGTTGTCAGACCTGGACCATTTCAGAACAG ATGCTGATTTCAGGTTGACGAGGAACAGAAGGCAGAGTCTCAATTTG cCTCGTTTAAATACCACTCAGATTCAGAGCTACCAGGATGAGTCATACGTCCCCATGGCTTCCCCTTCTCCCACTGTTTCCACTGTCGAGTGCGACGGTTACATCCCCATGAGCCCCAGGTCTTTCAGCTTTCTCAATCCAAACTACAACGATGAGTCTTCCACAGCTCTCAGTCCACTAATGTGTCAACTTAGAGACGTCGCACCACCTCCAATTCATCGACACCTAAAGCCTCGTCTGAGGAGAG CTCGACCTCCTCCTCTTGACCTGAGAGGCCTTTCTACGATCACAGAATGTCCCACACATCTTCCTTTGTGCAGATCAATGATCGAATCATG CTTGTCAGCGAACACAGACAGTTCAATGGACGACGACCCTAATTGCTCTCCAAtg GGAGCAGGAGTTCAATCATGGCCAAGAATCTCTTGTCTTGACTATTTGTCACTGGACTTCAATTCTGCATCTCCATCTCCTGTGCAGAAG CAGAAGCCTTTTCTGTCTGATGAGCACAGAGTTGACTACGTTCAGGTGGACGAGAAGAAGACCCAGGCGTTACAAAACACCAAAATGGAGTGGACGGATGTTcgacacaaacatgaaatgaagtga
- the gab3 gene encoding GRB2-associated-binding protein 3 isoform X4 yields MSAGDVVCTGWLIKSPPEKKLKRFAWRRRWFVLRRGRMSGNPDVLEYYQSKSSKKPIRTIDLKECEVEMLNGQLRIKRDFNGKHLFVVKTSSRIFYLVANTEEEMNSWISGISQICHFGNLEDAEGSEEGFPHTPNSVQLSPDSSDRASVSSQQGSSGPQDYLFLSQCETGSVSTARRDSFSNSEISLERKASEDGFKDAAPSPLRADASPPSLGHACPSPSLLPHGRPANPPFSAPCTSVVLPSSSSSPLLHCATNVFQFDKPYSSAPFEAMSDGQTPPPLPPKPNHLSEQLSDGGAHRLRAQSEHHLSSHTALFNRRISLSDLDHFRTDADFRLTRNRRQSLNLQPRLNTTQIQSYQDESYVPMASPSPTVSTVECDGYIPMSPRSFSFLNPNYNDESSTALSPLMCQLRDVAPPPIHRHLKPRLRRARPPPLDLRGLSTITECPTHLPLCRSMIESCLSANTDSSMDDDPNCSPMGAGVQSWPRISCLDYLSLDFNSASPSPVQKQKPFLSDEHRVDYVQVDEKKTQALQNTKMEWTDVRHKHEMK; encoded by the exons ATGAGTGCTGGGGATGTGGTCTGCACCGGCTGGCTCATTAAATCCCCCCCGGAGAAGAAACTAAAGAGATTT GCCTGGAGGAGACGATGGTTTGTGCTTCGGAGAGGACGCATGAGCGGTAACCCTGATGTACTGGAGTACTATCAAAGTAAGAGCTCCAAAAAGCCCATCCGCACCATTGACTTGAAAGAGTGTGAGGTGGAAATGCTGAATGGGCAGCTCAGAATAAAGCGAGACTTCAATGGGAAGCACCTGTTTGTGGTGAAGACCTCATCTCGCATTTTTTACCTGGTGGCCaacactgaggaggagatgaacaGCTGGATCAGCGGCATCAGTCAGATTTGCCACTTTGGAAACCTGGAGGAcgcag AAGGCTCAGAGGAGGGCTTTCCTCACACACCCAACTCTGTGCAGCTGTCCCCCGACAGTTCGGACCGGGCGTCTGTGTCCAGCCAGCAGGGCTCCAGTGGCCCGCAGGACTACCTGTTCCTGTCCCAGTGTGAGACGGGCAGCGTGAGCACCGCGAG ACGCGACAGCTTTTCGAACTCTGAGATCTCCCTGGAGCGAAAGGCGTCAGAGGACGGTTTCAAGGACGCGGCGCCCTCGCCCCTTCGCGCAGATGCCTCGCCGCCCTCCCTCGGCCACGCCTGCCCcagcccctctctcctccctcacggGAGGCCGGCCAACCCTCCCTTCAGCGCCCCGTGCACCTCCGTGGTTCTGCCGTCGTCCTCGTCGTCTCCGCTGCTTCACTGCGCCACGAACGTCTTCCAGTTTGACAAACCCTACTCTTCTGCCCCGTTTGAGGCCATGAGCGACGGGCAAACGCCTCCCCCGCTGCCACCGAAGCCTAATCACCTGTCAGAGCAGCTAAGCGACGGTGGGGCTCACAGGCTGAGGGCACAGAGCGAACACCATCTCTCCAGCCACACTGCGTTGTTCAACAGGAGGATCTCGTTGTCAGACCTGGACCATTTCAGAACAG ATGCTGATTTCAGGTTGACGAGGAACAGAAGGCAGAGTCTCAATTTG cagcCTCGTTTAAATACCACTCAGATTCAGAGCTACCAGGATGAGTCATACGTCCCCATGGCTTCCCCTTCTCCCACTGTTTCCACTGTCGAGTGCGACGGTTACATCCCCATGAGCCCCAGGTCTTTCAGCTTTCTCAATCCAAACTACAACGATGAGTCTTCCACAGCTCTCAGTCCACTAATGTGTCAACTTAGAGACGTCGCACCACCTCCAATTCATCGACACCTAAAGCCTCGTCTGAGGAGAG CTCGACCTCCTCCTCTTGACCTGAGAGGCCTTTCTACGATCACAGAATGTCCCACACATCTTCCTTTGTGCAGATCAATGATCGAATCATG CTTGTCAGCGAACACAGACAGTTCAATGGACGACGACCCTAATTGCTCTCCAAtg GGAGCAGGAGTTCAATCATGGCCAAGAATCTCTTGTCTTGACTATTTGTCACTGGACTTCAATTCTGCATCTCCATCTCCTGTGCAGAAG CAGAAGCCTTTTCTGTCTGATGAGCACAGAGTTGACTACGTTCAGGTGGACGAGAAGAAGACCCAGGCGTTACAAAACACCAAAATGGAGTGGACGGATGTTcgacacaaacatgaaatgaagtga
- the gab3 gene encoding GRB2-associated-binding protein 3 isoform X1 yields the protein MSAGDVVCTGWLIKSPPEKKLKRFAWRRRWFVLRRGRMSGNPDVLEYYQSKSSKKPIRTIDLKECEVEMLNGQLRIKRDFNGKHLFVVKTSSRIFYLVANTEEEMNSWISGISQICHFGNLEDAEGSEEGFPHTPNSVQLSPDSSDRASVSSQQGSSGPQDYLFLSQCETGSVSTARRDSFSNSEISLERKASEDGFKDAAPSPLRADASPPSLGHACPSPSLLPHGRPANPPFSAPCTSVVLPSSSSSPLLHCATNVFQFDKPYSSAPFEAMSDGQTPPPLPPKPNHLSEQLSDGGAHRLRAQSEHHLSSHTALFNRRISLSDLDHFRTADADFRLTRNRRQSLNLQPRLNTTQIQSYQDESYVPMASPSPTVSTVECDGYIPMSPRSFSFLNPNYNDESSTALSPLMCQLRDVAPPPIHRHLKPRLRRARPPPLDLRGLSTITECPTHLPLCRSMIESCLSANTDSSMDDDPNCSPMGAGVQSWPRISCLDYLSLDFNSASPSPVQKQKPFLSDEHRVDYVQVDEKKTQALQNTKMEWTDVRHKHEMK from the exons ATGAGTGCTGGGGATGTGGTCTGCACCGGCTGGCTCATTAAATCCCCCCCGGAGAAGAAACTAAAGAGATTT GCCTGGAGGAGACGATGGTTTGTGCTTCGGAGAGGACGCATGAGCGGTAACCCTGATGTACTGGAGTACTATCAAAGTAAGAGCTCCAAAAAGCCCATCCGCACCATTGACTTGAAAGAGTGTGAGGTGGAAATGCTGAATGGGCAGCTCAGAATAAAGCGAGACTTCAATGGGAAGCACCTGTTTGTGGTGAAGACCTCATCTCGCATTTTTTACCTGGTGGCCaacactgaggaggagatgaacaGCTGGATCAGCGGCATCAGTCAGATTTGCCACTTTGGAAACCTGGAGGAcgcag AAGGCTCAGAGGAGGGCTTTCCTCACACACCCAACTCTGTGCAGCTGTCCCCCGACAGTTCGGACCGGGCGTCTGTGTCCAGCCAGCAGGGCTCCAGTGGCCCGCAGGACTACCTGTTCCTGTCCCAGTGTGAGACGGGCAGCGTGAGCACCGCGAG ACGCGACAGCTTTTCGAACTCTGAGATCTCCCTGGAGCGAAAGGCGTCAGAGGACGGTTTCAAGGACGCGGCGCCCTCGCCCCTTCGCGCAGATGCCTCGCCGCCCTCCCTCGGCCACGCCTGCCCcagcccctctctcctccctcacggGAGGCCGGCCAACCCTCCCTTCAGCGCCCCGTGCACCTCCGTGGTTCTGCCGTCGTCCTCGTCGTCTCCGCTGCTTCACTGCGCCACGAACGTCTTCCAGTTTGACAAACCCTACTCTTCTGCCCCGTTTGAGGCCATGAGCGACGGGCAAACGCCTCCCCCGCTGCCACCGAAGCCTAATCACCTGTCAGAGCAGCTAAGCGACGGTGGGGCTCACAGGCTGAGGGCACAGAGCGAACACCATCTCTCCAGCCACACTGCGTTGTTCAACAGGAGGATCTCGTTGTCAGACCTGGACCATTTCAGAACAG CAGATGCTGATTTCAGGTTGACGAGGAACAGAAGGCAGAGTCTCAATTTG cagcCTCGTTTAAATACCACTCAGATTCAGAGCTACCAGGATGAGTCATACGTCCCCATGGCTTCCCCTTCTCCCACTGTTTCCACTGTCGAGTGCGACGGTTACATCCCCATGAGCCCCAGGTCTTTCAGCTTTCTCAATCCAAACTACAACGATGAGTCTTCCACAGCTCTCAGTCCACTAATGTGTCAACTTAGAGACGTCGCACCACCTCCAATTCATCGACACCTAAAGCCTCGTCTGAGGAGAG CTCGACCTCCTCCTCTTGACCTGAGAGGCCTTTCTACGATCACAGAATGTCCCACACATCTTCCTTTGTGCAGATCAATGATCGAATCATG CTTGTCAGCGAACACAGACAGTTCAATGGACGACGACCCTAATTGCTCTCCAAtg GGAGCAGGAGTTCAATCATGGCCAAGAATCTCTTGTCTTGACTATTTGTCACTGGACTTCAATTCTGCATCTCCATCTCCTGTGCAGAAG CAGAAGCCTTTTCTGTCTGATGAGCACAGAGTTGACTACGTTCAGGTGGACGAGAAGAAGACCCAGGCGTTACAAAACACCAAAATGGAGTGGACGGATGTTcgacacaaacatgaaatgaagtga
- the gab3 gene encoding GRB2-associated-binding protein 3 isoform X2, protein MSAGDVVCTGWLIKSPPEKKLKRFAWRRRWFVLRRGRMSGNPDVLEYYQSKSSKKPIRTIDLKECEVEMLNGQLRIKRDFNGKHLFVVKTSSRIFYLVANTEEEMNSWISGISQICHFGNLEDAEGSEEGFPHTPNSVQLSPDSSDRASVSSQQGSSGPQDYLFLSQCETGSVSTARRDSFSNSEISLERKASEDGFKDAAPSPLRADASPPSLGHACPSPSLLPHGRPANPPFSAPCTSVVLPSSSSSPLLHCATNVFQFDKPYSSAPFEAMSDGQTPPPLPPKPNHLSEQLSDGGAHRLRAQSEHHLSSHTALFNRRISLSDLDHFRTADADFRLTRNRRQSLNLPRLNTTQIQSYQDESYVPMASPSPTVSTVECDGYIPMSPRSFSFLNPNYNDESSTALSPLMCQLRDVAPPPIHRHLKPRLRRARPPPLDLRGLSTITECPTHLPLCRSMIESCLSANTDSSMDDDPNCSPMGAGVQSWPRISCLDYLSLDFNSASPSPVQKQKPFLSDEHRVDYVQVDEKKTQALQNTKMEWTDVRHKHEMK, encoded by the exons ATGAGTGCTGGGGATGTGGTCTGCACCGGCTGGCTCATTAAATCCCCCCCGGAGAAGAAACTAAAGAGATTT GCCTGGAGGAGACGATGGTTTGTGCTTCGGAGAGGACGCATGAGCGGTAACCCTGATGTACTGGAGTACTATCAAAGTAAGAGCTCCAAAAAGCCCATCCGCACCATTGACTTGAAAGAGTGTGAGGTGGAAATGCTGAATGGGCAGCTCAGAATAAAGCGAGACTTCAATGGGAAGCACCTGTTTGTGGTGAAGACCTCATCTCGCATTTTTTACCTGGTGGCCaacactgaggaggagatgaacaGCTGGATCAGCGGCATCAGTCAGATTTGCCACTTTGGAAACCTGGAGGAcgcag AAGGCTCAGAGGAGGGCTTTCCTCACACACCCAACTCTGTGCAGCTGTCCCCCGACAGTTCGGACCGGGCGTCTGTGTCCAGCCAGCAGGGCTCCAGTGGCCCGCAGGACTACCTGTTCCTGTCCCAGTGTGAGACGGGCAGCGTGAGCACCGCGAG ACGCGACAGCTTTTCGAACTCTGAGATCTCCCTGGAGCGAAAGGCGTCAGAGGACGGTTTCAAGGACGCGGCGCCCTCGCCCCTTCGCGCAGATGCCTCGCCGCCCTCCCTCGGCCACGCCTGCCCcagcccctctctcctccctcacggGAGGCCGGCCAACCCTCCCTTCAGCGCCCCGTGCACCTCCGTGGTTCTGCCGTCGTCCTCGTCGTCTCCGCTGCTTCACTGCGCCACGAACGTCTTCCAGTTTGACAAACCCTACTCTTCTGCCCCGTTTGAGGCCATGAGCGACGGGCAAACGCCTCCCCCGCTGCCACCGAAGCCTAATCACCTGTCAGAGCAGCTAAGCGACGGTGGGGCTCACAGGCTGAGGGCACAGAGCGAACACCATCTCTCCAGCCACACTGCGTTGTTCAACAGGAGGATCTCGTTGTCAGACCTGGACCATTTCAGAACAG CAGATGCTGATTTCAGGTTGACGAGGAACAGAAGGCAGAGTCTCAATTTG cCTCGTTTAAATACCACTCAGATTCAGAGCTACCAGGATGAGTCATACGTCCCCATGGCTTCCCCTTCTCCCACTGTTTCCACTGTCGAGTGCGACGGTTACATCCCCATGAGCCCCAGGTCTTTCAGCTTTCTCAATCCAAACTACAACGATGAGTCTTCCACAGCTCTCAGTCCACTAATGTGTCAACTTAGAGACGTCGCACCACCTCCAATTCATCGACACCTAAAGCCTCGTCTGAGGAGAG CTCGACCTCCTCCTCTTGACCTGAGAGGCCTTTCTACGATCACAGAATGTCCCACACATCTTCCTTTGTGCAGATCAATGATCGAATCATG CTTGTCAGCGAACACAGACAGTTCAATGGACGACGACCCTAATTGCTCTCCAAtg GGAGCAGGAGTTCAATCATGGCCAAGAATCTCTTGTCTTGACTATTTGTCACTGGACTTCAATTCTGCATCTCCATCTCCTGTGCAGAAG CAGAAGCCTTTTCTGTCTGATGAGCACAGAGTTGACTACGTTCAGGTGGACGAGAAGAAGACCCAGGCGTTACAAAACACCAAAATGGAGTGGACGGATGTTcgacacaaacatgaaatgaagtga
- the gab3 gene encoding GRB2-associated-binding protein 3 isoform X6: protein MSAGDVVCTGWLIKSPPEKKLKRFAWRRRWFVLRRGRMSGNPDVLEYYQSKSSKKPIRTIDLKECEVEMLNGQLRIKRDFNGKHLFVVKTSSRIFYLVANTEEEMNSWISGISQICHFGNLEDAEGSEEGFPHTPNSVQLSPDSSDRASVSSQQGSSGPQDYLFLSQCETGSVSTARRDSFSNSEISLERKASEDGFKDAAPSPLRADASPPSLGHACPSPSLLPHGRPANPPFSAPCTSVVLPSSSSSPLLHCATNVFQFDKPYSSAPFEAMSDGQTPPPLPPKPNHLSEQLSDGGAHRLRAQSEHHLSSHTALFNRRISLSDLDHFRTADADFRLTRNRRQSLNLPRLNTTQIQSYQDESYVPMASPSPTVSTVECDGYIPMSPRSFSFLNPNYNDESSTALSPLMCQLRDVAPPPIHRHLKPRLRRARPPPLDLRGLSTITECPTHLPLCRSMIESCLSANTDSSMDDDPNCSPMGAGVQSWPRISCLDYLSLDFNSASPSPVQKKPFLSDEHRVDYVQVDEKKTQALQNTKMEWTDVRHKHEMK from the exons ATGAGTGCTGGGGATGTGGTCTGCACCGGCTGGCTCATTAAATCCCCCCCGGAGAAGAAACTAAAGAGATTT GCCTGGAGGAGACGATGGTTTGTGCTTCGGAGAGGACGCATGAGCGGTAACCCTGATGTACTGGAGTACTATCAAAGTAAGAGCTCCAAAAAGCCCATCCGCACCATTGACTTGAAAGAGTGTGAGGTGGAAATGCTGAATGGGCAGCTCAGAATAAAGCGAGACTTCAATGGGAAGCACCTGTTTGTGGTGAAGACCTCATCTCGCATTTTTTACCTGGTGGCCaacactgaggaggagatgaacaGCTGGATCAGCGGCATCAGTCAGATTTGCCACTTTGGAAACCTGGAGGAcgcag AAGGCTCAGAGGAGGGCTTTCCTCACACACCCAACTCTGTGCAGCTGTCCCCCGACAGTTCGGACCGGGCGTCTGTGTCCAGCCAGCAGGGCTCCAGTGGCCCGCAGGACTACCTGTTCCTGTCCCAGTGTGAGACGGGCAGCGTGAGCACCGCGAG ACGCGACAGCTTTTCGAACTCTGAGATCTCCCTGGAGCGAAAGGCGTCAGAGGACGGTTTCAAGGACGCGGCGCCCTCGCCCCTTCGCGCAGATGCCTCGCCGCCCTCCCTCGGCCACGCCTGCCCcagcccctctctcctccctcacggGAGGCCGGCCAACCCTCCCTTCAGCGCCCCGTGCACCTCCGTGGTTCTGCCGTCGTCCTCGTCGTCTCCGCTGCTTCACTGCGCCACGAACGTCTTCCAGTTTGACAAACCCTACTCTTCTGCCCCGTTTGAGGCCATGAGCGACGGGCAAACGCCTCCCCCGCTGCCACCGAAGCCTAATCACCTGTCAGAGCAGCTAAGCGACGGTGGGGCTCACAGGCTGAGGGCACAGAGCGAACACCATCTCTCCAGCCACACTGCGTTGTTCAACAGGAGGATCTCGTTGTCAGACCTGGACCATTTCAGAACAG CAGATGCTGATTTCAGGTTGACGAGGAACAGAAGGCAGAGTCTCAATTTG cCTCGTTTAAATACCACTCAGATTCAGAGCTACCAGGATGAGTCATACGTCCCCATGGCTTCCCCTTCTCCCACTGTTTCCACTGTCGAGTGCGACGGTTACATCCCCATGAGCCCCAGGTCTTTCAGCTTTCTCAATCCAAACTACAACGATGAGTCTTCCACAGCTCTCAGTCCACTAATGTGTCAACTTAGAGACGTCGCACCACCTCCAATTCATCGACACCTAAAGCCTCGTCTGAGGAGAG CTCGACCTCCTCCTCTTGACCTGAGAGGCCTTTCTACGATCACAGAATGTCCCACACATCTTCCTTTGTGCAGATCAATGATCGAATCATG CTTGTCAGCGAACACAGACAGTTCAATGGACGACGACCCTAATTGCTCTCCAAtg GGAGCAGGAGTTCAATCATGGCCAAGAATCTCTTGTCTTGACTATTTGTCACTGGACTTCAATTCTGCATCTCCATCTCCTGTGCAGAAG AAGCCTTTTCTGTCTGATGAGCACAGAGTTGACTACGTTCAGGTGGACGAGAAGAAGACCCAGGCGTTACAAAACACCAAAATGGAGTGGACGGATGTTcgacacaaacatgaaatgaagtga